CCCACATGATATCCACTGAATCTATATGTACGATTCACATATAGATTCAGAGCGACAATGACAATATGACGCAACAAGATTAGCAGCAAGATTACGATGATGGTTTTGTTTTGTTTGGAAagcttttagaaaaataatgttTTCAAATGCTTAAAAGAAATTGAGAAAAAAGAACAAATAGGTAGGTTGGAATCAGAACATGGATACGGTTAATTTTAATCTGATTGAAATTAACCTGATTCTAGTCCAGTTTAAACCGGCCCAGTTCATGGTTGGAATCAGAACATGGCCTGGTCTAACTATATACTTGTATGCTGAACTTTGTCCTGGAATAAAGCTCTTGTGCGAAAAGACTGATGAATTATGGAATGGGATGATTAGTGAATAGCTCTGAAATATAACTTTGAACTAAAATGGAATCACAGATTTTAGGCCAATTTTCACCACACTTTGCAAAAAAGTTTACAGCATGATCGAGCTCTAAAATGCATACACagcaaatataaaagaaaaacaccTGGAGAACTCACAGTTCTCTTTTCTCATTTACATTTTCTATTTTGAGTTCTCCAAATCCTAATACTTGAacaaattttcagattaattttGACACCTTTCAACTTAAATACAACTGGGAAATTTTCTATTTCCATGGGCAAATAGAGATTGCCCATCCCAAGCATGAAGAGAAAGCAAAAAAGAGAAGAACAGTCTCTGTCCCCTTGAAGCAGATGAAGATGGTATCAACAATGGTACACTTAGCCCTATATGAATAAAAGGAAAAGATTACTCAAGTCATATGCATAAAATTAGAATTTCATAGGTTAAATTTACATGCATATTCTTTTAACATGATTCCTCAGAAAATCATATATattatctattaaaaaaattgaaaatataacttAGCAGAATGATTTTAATATTAGAGCTTTTCTAGCACTATGGTTCAGGGcagaaaaatgttttttttttttaaactgtaGTTTTACATTCGGTTAAAAAACACAGTTTGGAACACCAAAAGGTAAAATGGGATAGCACGAAACCCTTTCTCCTTTAACCACAAGTCTCGACTTTGAGTCCTGGGCATCCTGGGCATGGAGGATCTTAAAACTTGAGAAGGGTGCTTTACACTCTAATGAGTCTGTTTGGTGTGAATCCGGATTAATCTAGCAAATGAGTTTCAAATACTAAAtggtatttttagaaaaaagcaGTTTGGaaataattgttttattttttgttattctTGTGGTTACAAGAGAGTAAATATAGTAATAATCAACCTTTAATACCCTTTAATAtatttaggaaaatgattttTTGTCAACAATAGCTGCAACAACAATATCAAACAGACCCTTAATGGCTCAGCCAAAACTTTCccaaaaccaaactcaaattaCTGTCTCCAAATTCATATAATTGTGAAACTACTTGCTAGGTGATGATGGGTTGCGGTTAGTACTACTGTATATCATGTAATATTCATATAGAATTGGTGATACCcttataaaatgaaattaaatatcatTCTTGGGGTAGATTGATCAAGGCATACCTGTCTCCTTCGGCTTTGTACAATGTAGCATGATCGGGCCATCACATAGCAAGGCAAAAGAAAGCCGGCAAATCGAAGAAGAGAAACCTGAAACTAGTATCAACATGTATGCGAGTGAGTGCaaatatatacatgtgcatCTGCAACaaataggaaaaagaaaaaccagcaaGAGGTTACGTTGAAGAGTGTCGATGACTCCTGCACCATCCCAGCATCTCTCGTAACCAGTAGAGCTTGGAATAGGAGCAAAACTACCAGAAGCTGTATGTATCACCCAAACTCATTAACTTCCGAGGATCAAAAACAATCATATACTTTAAAAGAAGGCTTAAACTATCTGCTTACAATTAGAGCAATCGATCGAAGACAAGCAATGCTGCTTGTATTAGCAACAGCATAATCCTCATACTCTGATTGGAGTAACTGACGCTCAGCAGCTGCTAGAGCTAGAAGCTGCGACTCACGCCATGCTTGCCTGATTAGAGAACCAGAAAGAGAATCAGAAAATTAAACAGCCTTaacctcaaaaacacaacaGAGAGAGAGACAACAATAGAAGTGCATGGAAAGTTCAAACATTTTGCATGAGCAGCTATGGCCAAAGCCTTGAGGAACTGATGCAAGTCAGACTGAACTGAATCCTTCTAGTGCCAGTGAAATGGCAAACGCACATTCTGATGGTTCTTTCAATATCATTACAAGAAGAGAACTTCACTCATTGTTTAAGACATATTGGTGTAAATTATGAGGGTATTGTATTGTATCCTGAGGCCTTAAACTTTGCAGACTGCACCTCATTTTGCTGGTTGATTTCTGTCCAATGAAAATGCAGCTCTCAATTCTGCAATTAActaattttcaattataaatgAGATGACATTCGAAAAAATTAATCTGTTCAGTTCGGAATGTTGAATGCATTTTGCTGACACCAGTAAACTTTTGAAGTTTGGGCAGATACTCAGTAACAATTGTCGCAAGACCAGGAAGAGAGATCAAGCAAGCGCATATACTTACTGAGTTGGCATCCACATGACATGGTgaatatacatatattttttaaaaaaagcttATGTTGATATCCAAAATCCTCAATAAAAgggttctctctctctctcccttttttttttctttaactaGAAAAATCAAAGTGGGGCTCACAACTCAATCAAAGCTCTAGTCAATATGGAAAGTCACAATTAGCATGCCACATCAGCACTCCTCAAAGGCATATATATCTTAAACTCCAATACCATGCCTCTCACAAGTGATACCAATATCACTTATAAaaccaaaattaataaaatcagaaTTAGCCAAAACAGAAAAGTCTGCAAATTTGAGGATAATTATATTTGTCATATACTCTTCTAGTCTCATAAATGTGGGCAAGTGGGATTAGTTGTGCTATTGAATGTAGTCCATCAGTtccaatcaaatcaaattgatttaggtagtttgatttgatttaaccaTCAAAATAGTTTATTTGATCTTGAAGGAAAAAtcattacatatatatatatgtatataacatTTTTCACTTGAAAGAATGCTAACTAATTGTCTAAGCTCAACAAAGAACATTTTTACCCTAAAAGGATGCAAAGGAAACTATTGTATTATTTCTAGCTCTCCAACTGTGACATATATGACAGCAAATTCTATAGTTACCTGATATCAATTGCGATAACATCGGGATTGCTGTGGGCTTGTGGAACAGAATAATTGGGTGAGAAGACCTGCCATTACAAACATTAAAATTGACAATGGCAACAAAGTTACAcctattaagaaattaatagcTTGAAAGAAATCCTAACCTGGTTGCAGATTTCACAGGTGATATTGCCTTTCTTGTTGCACCATCTCTGAATGCACTTCCTATGAGCAAACTACAGATTATAAACAAGAAAATGTCAGCATACAATTTACAGGTAACACCTTGAGAATAACAGTCAAGTGATTGAACATCAACAAAACAAATTGGTTTCGGATAGGGATTGGCACGACACATTTTCCTAAGACAGTATCTGAGCCTCTCCATCCACTATTGGTCCTCTAATAAGTGTTTTGGCCTTTAGCATAGGGGGTACGTTACATTCATGTATTGGTTTGGGATAAAGTTAATGTGAGTCCTCCTCCCCCTTACCCCCTGTTTAGGAAGAAGTTTTTTAAAGTAATGGAAGATTAAAGTGTGTTTGGAGGAGGGTGTGGTGTATTGAAGTAAAGTTTTTGGTGGTCACCTTGGATTTCAACCCAACAAACTGGTGGATTGAGAAAGTTTTCTCTCTTCCTCCcaaaaaacaaaatattattaagtttaaaccataaagaaaactcTCTTCCTCCCAAACAGCAAAATACTATTAAGtttaaaaaccatgaaaaaatcTTTGCTTATAGAAAAACTTACTTTACTATGCCTCCTTCCAAACAGAGTGTAAGCTAGCATTGAAGCTTTATTTGGAAAGGGAGAAAAAGCAAGCCAAGAGAAATCATTATTTGCAGTTCAACAACTTACCATTTAATATCTgtttaaaatttagtaacacCAACCAAATATGCAATAGTGTAATCTAGTCCTAACCCATTTTCCATCTTTATTTTCCTGCCAAAATTTTTATTGCCCCTTCTTTTCCTTATTTTTCTTGTCAACCAAACGGAAGTTAGAAAAAGCAAACTGAAACTACCACACCCACATGAATGACAATGCAAAAGAGTCAAATGCTCAACATCAAGGAGTAATTATTTCTCCAATCCAAGAGTTTCATTAAATGCACACACCAAACAGGACCCAAGTATCCAACTCAAGACAATACACTAACAGCAGTAacagtgattggagcagttgAATACTTTACCaagttgttttaaaaaatagctCAATCTCTGAAATATCCAATAAAATATCTCAAAGGCAAAACTACTCAACATGTGAACAAAATTgatcttatttttataaaacccAGAAGGTCAAGACTTCGAGAAATGCTAAAAATGTCTGAGACAGTGACAAAAAGCTTCTGATAAGACTTAGTCATGTGAaccaaatttcaattttaaaaatctcaAGAGGAAGAAATAGTCAACTGTAATACAGAGAATACACAGTAGGAATCAACCAAACGGCAAAGACCCACATCCAAAACGACACAGGAAAAAAAGTTAAGGAAGGCGATTcaatcaaaacccataaaaatttatagaaaatttcAGAAACCCACCAAAAATTCAAGGAAAAAgaatgaagaaaatgaaaataaaagtaaaaataaaagtaaaaacccAGAAGATTGAAGACCTTGAGGGTGCCATTGCAGGCACAAGGAGCCTCCATTGAGTGGACATCGTCTTCTTCCTGGCATATCCTGCATTCCACCATCTCTTTCACTTTCTTCAAAGAAGAAGACCCTTCACCATTACTTTTTACAGAAACAACAGTCTCATTCTTCGGAGTTGCTTCAATGTTCCTGCCTCTTTCTCCATTGACTGTCTCAAAGCAAGCTGAGGCAATGATTCTGTCAACACAGACCATGAAATCATCCACCATCTCCTTCCTCTCTCTACTGTGAGTGTATTTATAGTTTCTCTCTGGTCCTCTgatatttctctctctctctctctctctctctctctctctctctcgctctctctctGTGTCAATCTGTTGAAGTGGAGAACAAGGGAGGCACAGAGGAGAGAGTGGAGAGAGTGGGGCTTAAAAAGGTTGGAGCTTTGTTAGTTGATAGTGGTGGGCGGAATTTACGAAATGGACCAGTCGTATTTTTAGAGACCAAATTACCCTTGTTGTCAGACTTTAATTACAATGTTGTCTAGCTTTGCAGAGACATGGATATCCAAGTTACTGCCTTCAGGCTTCAGGTACTATCTCTGCCTGTGTCAGAAGTAGTGTACTCTGtttgaaatgaaaaataaacaaataaaattaaaaaaaaatactttcatTAAGAAAATGAATAAATTCCACAATATTATTTTCGATATTTATTCTACATGAccatgattttaaaataaaaataaaataacaaattttctaaaaatatacaAACATGATAATAACACTAAAAAATCCTAAAGGAAATAACATTGGAGGATGAATAAAGGATCCATTTCATTGCATCATGGAATCTGTCTAATTTGGAAAATGAGTAATTATCAATAGTGGTTAGTGGGGTTTGATAATCTAATCTcagattttttgtttttgtttttgtttttttgcatATGAAAGAAACTTTCTGTGATTGTCTACACATCTAATAAACATACCCCACAAAGTAAGCCATATTTGGTGGGAATACATACTCCCAATGAATTACTATAATATATTGggtaattggaaaaaaaaaaattttgttgtgaatttttcgattatattattttttaattttttataaaatatctaaatttttagattagtTATTAtctctaaattaattttaacttaaaaaattattcatttttatggaTCTATAAATTATTTGTTGTTATCTGCTCGTTCAAATCACTATTCAAGAAATCTATATTAATTTGACTATCATCTCGAAGGTCATCTCCAACGCTGCGCCAAATTCTATTTTGGCATTGGAGGTGATCCTCCAATACAGCACCAAAATCCACGGGATTTTAACACTGTGCTACAGTGTCATATCAAAATATGACGTGATACTGTAGCAAcgtcatttctttttttttttaatttataatataatttaaaatttatgttttttttattttttaatttataatataatttaaaatttatatatatttttaattaagttttttttttaactttcataatttattatatttttaatttattttatatttttataattattgaaatttaatttaaattaatatattcacaattataaataatatttataataaatttatttatttataatatattatatagaataatataaataaattaatttatttttaatttgctaattaatgtttaattaatgtatgtttataattaatgtttaagtaatgtttttttataattattatttaattaatataattttataattaatatatttttatttgtttatttataaaataattaaatatttgaatattggatgaaaatataaaatatataaatatttagagtgaatatataaaattatataaattttttgagtgaaatatataaataaaattaaagtaaaataaataatataatattaaagagagaagaatataaataaaatatttttttggtgTTAAAAATGGTGCAGAAGGTTGGAGATAATATTGcactattttaatataaaacatCAAAATAGTGCAAAAAATGGTGTATAGAATTGGAGATGACCtaataacataaaataaatcTGACTCCAATTCAATAATAGACTATGCAAGAAATTGATGTAATTGTAATAAATTTTCACTTTTAGTTTTTCAACTATGATTGAAATGAAGGTAATCGAGGAGAAGAGTAGTTTGCAAGTGACCACAAAATGCCATAATGATTTTGGTTGAGAAAGCAAGAGAAACTCATCAGCGCCCTCACTTTTCAGTACTCAACTCATAAAATTATCATATCCTCTCTACCATATTGTTCCTTCatcactattttttttaaataaaatattaatattaattagattaattttaaattttgatttccgTTTCTTAGAAGGGAAAAAAATTGCATGGGTCCATGAATCCAAGAAGAGTGGAAAAGAAAATCTGAGAAAATGATCACATTGTTAATTTCATAGTAATTAGCATACAAATTAATAAAGattaaagataaatatatatatttttactctTAAATTTTGtggcattttaaattttaaaactcacATGACGCATTTGAATTATTCAAATTGtaacataattttattattattaatcaataatttaatattaataattattattgttattattataaataatatataaaattgatttttcaCCAATAAATAGGAGGATCAATAATTTAACATTATAATTATGAGTGAACATTTGATTAGTCAGTTTAAAATcaaccgaatcgaattaataaattgaaaattaaaattttaatattttataaaaattaaattaaattaaatcagttttatttaatttaatattttatactttatttttaatattataaaatttaattaaagtattttcatttttatttatagtttAATCACTATATTATCACAAGTAATATAATTGTTACTAATAGATTCagttttactaattttttttataattaaaattgaactgaattgaaataattaaaatttttaaaaataaaaattaaattaaactaaaaaaataaaaaattaaattaaatttctaaattaatttaatttaatcaatttttttgattCGAATCGAATACTGTTGAccgaattataatttataagtgTAAAGTTATGATGTGCTTAGATAGATTGTGCATTAATTACCAAGATGTTAagatattgtattttttttctctaagattaatgtattttttaagatTGTTTATGATGGGATATATCAATGGAGAATGATTGAAACAAACACCTAATAATAACGTTAAGTTGCTAATTATGTGCAAAGACCTAACTGGTTTTTGGGTATTGCATACTCCAAATGTATTAATTTTCTCATCATTTGCATTATCAACCTAAATGCAATAATAGTAAACTATGTAACATctaattgaataattaaatgtttaaattaaaatggtaAATTATgtaacatttaaatttataaaaattataataattaaataaaaattagtcatataattattaatgactacataaaaaattcaaaatgatTTTGCTTGTTatggattttattttaaattttacttcatGTAATTTgcattttataaaatgaaaattatttttaataaaactgACACCATACAAGAGTcgttcaaaataaattatgagctATCACCGTAAAATAGGGCCACGTAACAAAGATTTGATAGGTGAGAAATGCGGTCTAATCCGAAGAAAGGAAGATCTGGATACCTTAACACTCAGTTCGTCATCAAGACTCGTTTTTCTCTGAATAGGTTGAGTCTTAgcataaagttaccgttagtaAGTACAATCCAGCAGACTCTCATTATGCTTGTAATTACGGGATATTCGATCAGTTAACTCAACGGGATCCCTTATTAGATTAATCGACCACATCATTATCGGATTATCaggaaatgttatatttatcttcatcttcttacaatataaaagggaAACGATCATAAAGGTAAAGGTACGTAATTCTCTTACACAAATACTCTTAAGTTCAACATCCACCATATTCTCCAGTTTACTAACTTGAATATCGGAGTGGCTGTCGTGACCACCCACCAtctcacgttctctttcttgcaagtTTAGCCAATTACGGCACAACTCTATTTTGAGCTGCATCATTTAGTTTCGTTGCCGAAAAATCAATTGAATCCTTTCTGTTCATTTGAATTAAAGTCGGTctcttatttcttttaatatctCTCTTAGAAAGAAatatctctcttttctctctcgaaATGGCTGGTAGTTCACGACCTGCAGCTGAGGTTGCTACCATTGTGGGGGCTATCATTCCTTCCACCCCTGGCAGTAGACAAAACATGTCCCCAATGGTCCACGAAGCAGATTCCAATAATCTAAGCACTGAGCAAATACTTCAGTACGTTAGAAGGTTTCAGGTTATTTTCGAGCAGTACAAAActctcttttcaaaactcaggAAGAGGCGTCACTCATAACTTTCAAGGGAAGGGAGGAAGTCTCCATGGATACCTCAAAGACTCGAATAGAGGCAATCTAGACGCCGCCCAAAGGGAAGGACAAATTCAAGAAAGATAAGCCATCAGACAATGTTCTAAAGGCCGCCAGCTGGAAGCTGGTATGGGCAACTCAAAGGTACCGGGAAGGAcaagaaaaagacaaaaagaTGAGCAAAAAGCAAGGGCAAAAGCTGGAAAAGCAAGGATATAACGGACCACAAAAGTTACCCAGTCTCTCGAGGAAGGAATGAtcgaggtaagtataagaattatatccCATTGAACGACTCACAAGTACATATTCTAATATGGATTAAGAAAAATGACAAGAAGATCAGGTGGTCTCCCTAAGCTCAATCTTAAGAAAGCCAGAAGGCGAGACAGGACCAGGTACTGCCGTTCTTATGAAGACCACGAACATGTAACAAAAAAGTGTTGGCAAATGAGAGATGAGATCGAGAGATTAATAAAAAACGATACACTTTGAAAGTTCGCTAGGAAGAGTAAGGAAGAGAGGAGACTTAAAGCCATAGTAACCACCCCTGGCAAATAATCTATAAGGGTTATTCACGTGTCTTTAATGTAGGAGACTCAGTTCTTAAGAGAATAGATGTAACAGATGCCGAGTCTGATAAGTCAGGTAAAAACTGAAAAGGACCATTTAGGGTCCCAAAGGTTATTCGTCCAGGATCTTATAAGCTGGCCAAACTAAATGGCTGAGTAATTTCCTACTCTTGAAACAtgtttaatctaaaatttttttattaataacagttAACGATGTATTTTTCATATTCAGTGACAAGGAACAATCAAGGTACTCATAGTCTAGGAGATGCCTTCttcaaaaagattaaaaagcattcctaaaaggccacaaggcagctTCAGCCAGGCCATCCAAGCGTTGGTCCCGCATAACAAGACATCTCAtcccaggccacaaggtgggaatCTACTAAGCCATCTGGGTGTTGAACCCAGAAAAACAAAGGTCATAAGACAATCGTGAGGCCATTCGGGCGTTGAACCCACTAAAACAAAAGCAAGAAAATTGCCAAGTCATCCACGCATTGCACCCACTAAAaacaaaggccataaggcaatcgcAAGGCCATCCAGGCGTTGCACTCACTAAaacaaaggccataaggcaattgcCAGGCCATCTGGGTGTTGGACCCATTAAAACAAAGGCCATAAGGCCAGTTTTGCCAGGTCAAAAGATTGAGCGTtgatcccactaatcaaggtatTCGTGCCAGGCCAAGTGTGAGTATACGTCAAGCCACAATCTGGgtgtttgtaatacccggctaagttCCGATATTGGAATCCCAgctttccgacggaat
This sequence is a window from Manihot esculenta cultivar AM560-2 chromosome 4, M.esculenta_v8, whole genome shotgun sequence. Protein-coding genes within it:
- the LOC110613042 gene encoding E3 ubiquitin-protein ligase MARCHF7 isoform X2, which translates into the protein MVDDFMVCVDRIIASACFETVNGERGRNIEATPKNETVVSVKSNGEGSSSLKKVKEMVECRICQEEDDVHSMEAPCACNGTLKFAHRKCIQRWCNKKGNITCEICNQVFSPNYSVPQAHSNPDVIAIDIRQAWRESQLLALAAAERQLLQSEYEDYAVANTSSIACLRSIALILLVVLLLFQALLVTRDAGMVQESSTLFNVSLLRFAGFLLPCYVMARSCYIVQSRRRQG
- the LOC110613042 gene encoding uncharacterized protein LOC110613042 isoform X1; this translates as MVDDFMVCVDRIIASACFETVNGERGRNIEATPKNETVVSVKSNGEGSSSLKKVKEMVECRICQEEDDVHSMEAPCACNGTLKFAHRKCIQRWCNKKGNITCEICNQVFSPNYSVPQAHSNPDVIAIDIRQAWRESQLLALAAAERQLLQSEYEDYAVANTSSIACLRSIALILLVVLLLFQALLVTRDAGMVQESSTLFNFQVSLLRFAGFLLPCYVMARSCYIVQSRRRQG